The following coding sequences lie in one Moritella viscosa genomic window:
- a CDS encoding putative exported protein, translated as MNFKRRDFIKTGLLGGSGIFLSSPLSALPQFSLSEQTGVMTVSFSGTACTRDEGEVSREGSDKDIYLPSTGYIPVRIINELGGVGKTVRGAGENDWAHTRNTSEPLLISGPLKAPDDLLDDIRGYTSGDQRSSYKESILGWTMPALALHGANVAAASKADTFNFIGHSRGACECIMAAWFLYAYGDEKTRNTPVNILAIDPVPGPGTWWSILTQLPPNVVNYVGIYSWDQSYNLNVQDHAFQALVPRPNGRMRDEDNNITIHEQSWWDWIKRYPGWGVMANNVQQADPLLPDDKRPQPKGYELYACRGRHGTIAGNTTADGNYDPKNTSKNVAPVPELIYKIARGYLTEWGSKFSTPCAVAKSVLELRQEIHTFHREFDVMGGGATRNSNSFSKRPYVRRISSLWGRNPNDTYYMEDVVGDPPYKLAYPVTKERKGKGWVDWKFL; from the coding sequence ATGAATTTTAAAAGACGTGATTTTATTAAGACTGGGTTATTGGGTGGGTCGGGGATATTTCTTAGTTCACCTCTTTCTGCTTTACCTCAATTTTCATTATCTGAACAAACTGGTGTTATGACTGTTTCGTTCTCGGGCACTGCTTGTACTCGAGATGAAGGTGAGGTGTCTCGGGAGGGGAGTGACAAAGATATATATTTGCCTTCAACTGGATATATTCCAGTCAGAATTATTAATGAATTAGGCGGTGTCGGAAAGACGGTAAGAGGGGCTGGTGAGAATGACTGGGCTCATACAAGAAATACAAGCGAACCGTTATTAATAAGCGGTCCCCTTAAGGCTCCTGATGATTTACTCGATGATATTCGTGGTTATACCAGTGGCGATCAGCGCTCAAGCTATAAAGAATCGATACTGGGCTGGACAATGCCGGCTTTAGCATTACATGGTGCAAATGTTGCGGCGGCTAGTAAAGCGGATACATTTAATTTTATTGGTCATAGCCGAGGCGCTTGTGAATGTATTATGGCAGCTTGGTTTCTCTACGCTTACGGTGATGAAAAGACGAGAAATACACCAGTCAACATCCTCGCTATTGACCCTGTTCCAGGACCTGGAACCTGGTGGAGTATTTTGACGCAATTACCTCCAAATGTTGTTAACTATGTGGGTATCTACTCATGGGATCAGTCGTACAATTTAAATGTTCAAGACCATGCTTTTCAGGCTCTAGTTCCTCGACCAAATGGACGAATGAGAGACGAGGACAATAATATAACGATCCATGAGCAATCGTGGTGGGATTGGATTAAAAGATATCCTGGATGGGGGGTTATGGCGAACAACGTTCAGCAGGCTGATCCTTTATTACCTGATGATAAACGGCCTCAGCCTAAAGGTTATGAACTCTATGCTTGCCGCGGTCGACATGGCACCATTGCCGGTAATACAACGGCTGATGGTAACTATGATCCAAAAAATACGAGTAAGAATGTCGCACCTGTACCTGAGCTGATATACAAAATAGCTAGGGGTTATTTGACGGAGTGGGGGTCGAAATTTTCAACTCCCTGTGCAGTTGCAAAAAGTGTATTAGAGTTACGACAGGAAATTCATACCTTCCATCGTGAGTTTGACGTAATGGGTGGCGGGGCAACTCGAAACAGCAATAGTTTTTCAAAAAGACCTTATGTTCGACGAATTTCATCTCTTTGGGGACGAAATCCAAATGATACTTATTACATGGAAGATGTCGTTGGTGATCCACCTTATAAGCTTGCATACCCTGTCACTAAAGAAAGGAAAGGCAAGGGCTGGGTTGATTGGAAATTCTTATAA
- a CDS encoding putative phospholipase D, which yields MRINMSKIDDIKRELSQNKLFYHDSENNYVRLLDTPNIWGMSFGPEIMPRAIARQGEFERAIVEIVQKTRYRCDVSSLNSPDPDWARAILGAIDTSLTKRMGRSESTQFRFLFGQTPLYPINEPENLTDFKAALIRLVRLRSKYWEVMPEFVIGRFFERVSGSWISAQKKFLPAALISDSDTKMTWNHTKIIACDGVESLVGGHNLNMDLFRSYPPVHDVSVVVHGDASHGSQLFLNEMWKADTFLLTKESLGIDTLSWNNRDAEPDYPSDPLALSYVQDYIKEKQGNILTIHETGVQSGSDPVRPDLAPLPPTSNIREFDLRSIADLKAKVFEERSVYNSYAQLDQYKKASRILTVGKYWTGPNRDTDFKIGSEIMKKSLILNAKSSIRMSQQDVISAWKKNWKDHVVCHWIIEALLKNENLDVQIVVSPLDAGAGAAGDQYSFGSGAVRTFELIKYYITHDVDTDTLLDDSDGKRADTLSRLFVAPFFYTDQVPFDKQDEGETYKWPELPIEGRTATLKGKSLSEEPPKNGIIGHPFWTTISASGYFYGRVDAAPGNHAKIMIVDDEVCIVGSDNMYPGNLSEVNYLIEGEAVGELLKSYWTPLWKYSSPHAHTG from the coding sequence ATGAGAATAAATATGAGTAAAATAGACGATATTAAGAGAGAGTTGTCCCAAAACAAGCTTTTTTATCATGATAGCGAAAACAATTATGTGAGATTACTGGATACTCCAAATATTTGGGGAATGTCATTTGGACCTGAGATAATGCCGAGGGCGATTGCACGTCAAGGTGAGTTTGAACGAGCAATTGTTGAAATTGTTCAAAAAACACGTTACCGGTGTGATGTGTCCTCTCTAAATAGTCCTGATCCTGACTGGGCCAGAGCTATTTTAGGTGCAATTGATACGTCATTAACAAAGCGTATGGGCAGAAGTGAATCGACGCAATTTAGATTTTTATTTGGACAAACCCCCTTATACCCGATCAATGAACCTGAGAATCTAACTGATTTTAAAGCGGCATTAATTCGCCTTGTTAGGCTCCGCTCTAAGTATTGGGAAGTAATGCCTGAATTTGTGATTGGCCGCTTTTTCGAGCGTGTTTCAGGATCTTGGATATCGGCACAAAAGAAGTTTTTACCTGCTGCATTAATATCTGATTCTGATACAAAAATGACTTGGAATCATACTAAGATTATCGCCTGTGATGGCGTTGAGTCTTTAGTTGGTGGTCATAATCTAAATATGGATTTATTTAGAAGTTATCCGCCAGTTCATGATGTATCAGTGGTGGTTCATGGTGATGCAAGCCATGGATCTCAGTTATTTTTAAATGAGATGTGGAAAGCTGATACTTTTCTGCTAACCAAAGAATCATTAGGTATTGATACACTTAGTTGGAATAACAGAGATGCTGAACCTGACTATCCAAGTGATCCATTAGCACTAAGCTATGTTCAGGATTATATAAAAGAAAAACAAGGTAATATTTTAACAATCCATGAGACGGGTGTTCAATCTGGATCCGATCCGGTAAGACCAGACTTAGCACCATTGCCTCCAACCAGTAATATTAGAGAGTTTGATTTACGCTCAATAGCTGATTTAAAGGCCAAGGTATTCGAAGAACGTAGCGTATACAATTCTTATGCTCAGTTAGATCAATATAAAAAGGCCAGTCGAATTTTAACGGTAGGTAAATACTGGACTGGCCCTAACCGAGACACTGATTTTAAAATAGGTTCTGAAATTATGAAGAAAAGCCTTATTTTAAATGCAAAAAGCAGTATTCGCATGTCACAGCAGGATGTCATTAGTGCTTGGAAAAAGAACTGGAAAGATCATGTAGTGTGTCATTGGATCATTGAAGCATTATTAAAAAATGAAAATTTGGATGTTCAGATTGTTGTTTCTCCATTAGATGCAGGAGCGGGTGCAGCTGGTGATCAATATTCATTTGGTTCGGGTGCCGTTCGCACATTTGAATTAATTAAATATTACATCACCCACGATGTAGATACTGACACCCTACTTGATGATAGTGATGGAAAACGTGCCGATACATTATCGCGATTATTTGTTGCGCCATTTTTTTATACGGATCAAGTACCGTTCGATAAGCAAGACGAAGGGGAAACATATAAGTGGCCAGAATTACCAATCGAAGGTCGAACGGCGACTTTAAAAGGCAAATCGTTATCGGAAGAACCGCCTAAAAATGGGATTATTGGGCATCCATTCTGGACGACTATTAGTGCCAGTGGTTATTTTTATGGCCGCGTGGATGCAGCACCTGGGAATCATGCCAAGATTATGATTGTTGATGATGAAGTATGTATTGTTGGGTCTGACAATATGTACCCAGGTAATCTTTCTGAAGTTAATTATCTTATTGAAGGTGAGGCGGTCGGCGAGTTACTTAAATCGTATTGGACACCGTTATGGAAATATTCTAGTCCGCATGCGCACACTGGTTAA
- the ureA gene encoding urease gamma subunit produces the protein MELTPREKDKLLLFTAALVAERRLARGVKLNYPESVALISAAIMEGARDGRTVAELMTFGRTVLTAEQVMEGVPEMISDVQVEAMFPDGTKLVTVHEPII, from the coding sequence ATGGAATTAACGCCGAGAGAGAAAGATAAATTATTGTTGTTTACGGCGGCTTTAGTGGCTGAGCGTCGATTGGCGCGAGGTGTAAAGTTGAATTATCCAGAATCTGTTGCCCTTATTAGTGCTGCGATTATGGAGGGGGCTCGTGATGGCCGAACTGTGGCGGAATTAATGACATTTGGTCGGACAGTGTTAACAGCTGAACAAGTCATGGAAGGTGTGCCAGAGATGATCTCTGATGTGCAAGTCGAAGCTATGTTTCCTGACGGAACCAAACTTGTCACTGTTCACGAACCGATAATTTAG
- the ureB gene encoding urease beta subunit — translation MANKTQTGSGMIPGEMKVGSGHITLNPDMPTISVSVSNVGDRPIQIGSHYHFYEANDALIFERELTLGFRLNIAAGTAIRFEPGQSRTVELVAFGGNRMIYGFQGKIMGSIDEQQRKDGSTSKDEDK, via the coding sequence ATGGCAAATAAAACACAGACAGGATCAGGCATGATCCCGGGTGAAATGAAAGTCGGTAGTGGCCATATAACTTTAAATCCTGATATGCCTACGATTTCGGTTTCGGTATCGAATGTTGGCGATCGCCCTATTCAGATCGGTTCGCATTACCATTTCTATGAAGCGAATGATGCGCTGATCTTTGAACGTGAACTTACCTTAGGTTTTCGGCTTAATATTGCTGCGGGTACTGCGATTCGTTTTGAACCGGGACAAAGTCGCACTGTTGAATTAGTCGCCTTTGGTGGCAATCGCATGATTTACGGTTTTCAGGGTAAGATCATGGGCAGCATTGATGAGCAGCAACGTAAGGATGGTTCGACGAGCAAGGATGAGGATAAATAG
- the ureC gene encoding urease alpha subunit, producing the protein MAKLSRQAYGEMFGPTTGDRLRLADTELWLEVEHDYTRYGDEVKFGGGKVIRDGQGQSQLSSKYTPDLVITNAVILDHWGIVKADIGVKNGRIIAIGKAGNPDVQSGVDIIIGPGTEIIAAEGSIITAGGVDSHIHFICPQQIDEALTSGITTMIGGGTGPATGTNATTCTPGPWNIHRMLESLDHFPMNFGLLGKGNASVPAPLHEQVSAGAIGLKLHEDWGTTPASIDNCLTVADETDVQVAIHTDTLNESGFVESTLDAIGDRVIHTYHTEGAGGGHAPDIIRACGESNILPSSTNPTRPYTVNTIDEHLDMLMVCHHLSPSIAEDVAFAESRIRRETIAAEDILHDLGAFSMIASDSQAMGRVGEVISRTWQTAHKMKVQRGSLPQDPPHHDNFRIKRYVAKYTINPAITHGMSHEVGSVEVGKLADLVLWKPAFFGVKPSLIIKGGMIASAPMGDPNASIPTPQPVHYRPMFGSFGRASQNTSMLFISQQAKQDGIAEQLQLNSLIGVVKDCRQLRKSDMILNDWLPTIEVDSQTYQVRANGELLVCEPATVLPMAQRYFMF; encoded by the coding sequence ATGGCAAAGCTTTCAAGACAAGCATACGGTGAAATGTTTGGGCCAACAACAGGTGATAGGCTGAGATTAGCAGATACAGAACTGTGGTTAGAAGTAGAGCATGACTATACCCGCTATGGTGATGAAGTTAAGTTTGGCGGTGGCAAGGTCATTCGTGATGGGCAGGGGCAGAGTCAGCTTTCTTCGAAATATACGCCAGATTTAGTGATAACGAATGCCGTTATTCTCGATCATTGGGGTATCGTTAAGGCGGATATTGGCGTTAAAAATGGGCGTATTATCGCGATAGGTAAAGCCGGTAATCCAGACGTACAGTCTGGCGTTGATATTATTATTGGTCCAGGTACTGAGATTATCGCAGCTGAGGGGTCGATTATTACAGCTGGTGGCGTTGATTCTCACATTCATTTTATCTGCCCACAGCAAATAGATGAAGCGTTAACCTCGGGTATTACAACCATGATTGGTGGCGGAACAGGGCCTGCTACGGGGACTAACGCTACAACCTGTACGCCCGGGCCCTGGAATATTCATCGTATGCTGGAGTCTCTCGATCACTTTCCAATGAATTTTGGTTTGTTAGGTAAAGGTAATGCGAGTGTACCTGCGCCTTTGCATGAACAAGTTTCGGCGGGGGCGATAGGCCTAAAGTTGCATGAGGATTGGGGCACAACCCCGGCCTCTATTGATAATTGCTTAACCGTTGCTGATGAAACCGATGTGCAAGTCGCTATCCACACCGATACCCTGAATGAATCTGGTTTTGTTGAATCCACTTTAGATGCCATTGGCGATCGCGTTATTCATACTTACCATACCGAAGGCGCTGGTGGCGGTCATGCTCCAGATATTATTCGTGCTTGCGGTGAGTCCAACATATTGCCGTCATCGACCAACCCAACGCGTCCTTATACGGTTAACACAATCGACGAACATCTAGATATGTTAATGGTATGCCACCATTTATCACCGTCAATTGCTGAAGATGTGGCTTTTGCTGAATCACGCATTCGCCGTGAAACGATTGCAGCAGAAGACATTTTGCATGATCTGGGTGCTTTTTCGATGATCGCGTCGGATTCGCAAGCAATGGGACGCGTAGGTGAAGTGATTTCACGTACTTGGCAAACAGCCCATAAAATGAAAGTACAGCGTGGCAGTTTGCCGCAAGACCCTCCGCACCATGATAACTTCCGTATTAAACGTTATGTGGCTAAATACACCATTAACCCTGCTATCACACACGGCATGAGTCATGAAGTAGGTTCTGTTGAAGTGGGGAAATTGGCGGATCTGGTGTTGTGGAAACCGGCATTTTTTGGTGTTAAACCAAGTTTAATTATCAAAGGTGGCATGATTGCGTCTGCCCCAATGGGCGATCCGAATGCTTCAATCCCAACGCCACAACCAGTTCATTACCGCCCTATGTTTGGTAGTTTTGGCCGAGCTTCACAGAATACATCCATGTTGTTTATTTCTCAGCAAGCTAAACAGGACGGCATTGCCGAGCAATTACAGCTTAATAGTTTGATTGGTGTGGTTAAGGATTGTCGCCAGTTGCGTAAATCTGACATGATATTAAATGATTGGTTACCGACCATTGAAGTGGACTCACAGACCTATCAAGTACGCGCTAATGGCGAGTTGTTAGTGTGTGAACCTGCCACTGTACTACCAATGGCGCAGCGATACTTTATGTTTTAA
- the ureJ gene encoding urease accessory protein UreJ, with protein sequence MFKSLFSKQAVSEQDASKKVISLAARLTAISTAVFSGSVLAHTGPETFMASTFTDGLLHPLMGLDHFVMLLGVGFLAAQMKGKQVSIILGALVTMLIGTGFGALTGLITGMESLILASVFIVAVAVWKQSQQVAAKVNLLSSAAVVMVLFHGWAHGVEAPAAQLVLFVPGMLISAAALLTLGAVIGRQISAKWLSPWLGLSGVLVAFLGA encoded by the coding sequence ATGTTTAAATCTCTATTTTCAAAACAAGCAGTTTCAGAGCAAGATGCCTCAAAAAAAGTCATTTCTTTAGCTGCGCGATTAACTGCAATATCAACAGCGGTATTTTCTGGTTCAGTACTGGCACATACTGGTCCTGAAACTTTCATGGCAAGTACATTTACCGATGGTTTATTGCATCCATTAATGGGATTAGACCATTTTGTTATGCTATTAGGTGTGGGTTTTTTAGCGGCACAAATGAAAGGTAAGCAAGTGAGTATTATTCTTGGTGCGTTAGTTACTATGTTAATCGGTACTGGTTTTGGTGCGTTAACAGGTTTGATTACAGGAATGGAAAGCTTAATTTTAGCGTCTGTATTTATTGTTGCGGTAGCAGTTTGGAAGCAAAGCCAGCAAGTCGCTGCAAAGGTTAACTTATTATCGAGTGCAGCAGTAGTCATGGTGTTGTTCCATGGTTGGGCACACGGTGTTGAAGCACCTGCTGCGCAGTTAGTGCTATTTGTGCCGGGTATGTTAATCAGTGCCGCTGCTTTATTAACGCTTGGTGCTGTGATTGGCCGACAAATAAGTGCTAAATGGCTAAGCCCATGGCTGGGTTTAAGTGGAGTATTAGTTGCCTTTTTAGGGGCTTAA
- the ureD gene encoding urease accessory protein UreD has translation MSFPSTIRFSRPDSEQGWRAEIRLKYGVKGGKTRLLERQQVGPLAVQKTFYPEGGTCHTYLLHPPGGVVGGDQLSFDINVNSASHALLTTPGATKFYRSNGDTAWQSQELTAADGAFLEWLPMENIFFTGAEVRLTTDVKLEGNARFIGWEMQCFGRPVLDEDFTHGKIIGQTHIFRDGKLLLAENLRLQNKTQLDYAASLRGYPMMGCLYISPVDDALVSRINLVINEQQARFGDRVLLGASELEGLLVVRALGQHTEPMMASFVQIWSAVREAWLGYMPDAPRIWST, from the coding sequence ATGAGTTTTCCATCGACTATTCGGTTCTCTCGCCCTGATAGTGAGCAAGGTTGGCGCGCCGAGATCCGACTTAAATATGGTGTGAAAGGTGGTAAAACACGGTTGCTTGAGCGCCAGCAAGTCGGTCCTTTAGCTGTGCAGAAAACCTTTTACCCTGAAGGGGGAACGTGTCATACCTATCTGTTACATCCTCCTGGTGGTGTCGTTGGTGGTGATCAGCTTAGTTTTGATATTAATGTCAATTCAGCGTCGCATGCGTTACTCACTACGCCGGGAGCGACAAAATTTTATCGCAGTAATGGCGATACAGCGTGGCAATCTCAGGAATTAACTGCCGCTGACGGTGCTTTTTTAGAGTGGCTACCGATGGAAAATATCTTCTTTACTGGTGCAGAGGTAAGGTTGACTACCGATGTTAAGTTGGAAGGAAATGCCCGTTTTATCGGCTGGGAAATGCAGTGTTTTGGTCGTCCTGTATTAGATGAAGACTTTACCCATGGAAAAATTATCGGACAAACACATATTTTTCGTGATGGTAAATTATTACTTGCCGAAAATTTACGACTGCAGAATAAAACCCAGCTGGACTATGCTGCTTCGTTACGGGGTTACCCGATGATGGGCTGTTTGTATATTAGCCCAGTGGATGACGCACTTGTCAGTCGTATTAACCTGGTCATCAATGAACAGCAAGCACGTTTCGGAGATAGGGTATTGCTTGGTGCCAGTGAATTAGAGGGATTATTAGTCGTTAGGGCGCTGGGGCAACATACAGAACCTATGATGGCGAGTTTCGTTCAGATCTGGTCTGCAGTTAGAGAAGCGTGGCTTGGTTATATGCCTGACGCACCGCGGATCTGGTCTACGTAA
- the ureE gene encoding urease accessory protein UreE, whose product MIKLTQILTVAANYVDAYVCLTMLQRTKSRLKVQLEDGRDAGLFLPRGQLLEHGTQLTTDDDFIVEVIAAKELVSTARCDDPTLFARGCYHLGNRHVPLQVEAGWCRFQHDHVLDDMLIGLGLGVTVEEAAFQPERGAYGGTTGGHSHSNEEEYVHPHEH is encoded by the coding sequence ATGATCAAATTAACGCAAATATTAACTGTAGCAGCTAATTATGTTGATGCTTATGTGTGTTTGACCATGTTACAGCGCACTAAGAGTCGTCTTAAGGTTCAGTTAGAAGATGGCCGTGATGCGGGATTGTTTTTACCTCGTGGTCAGCTATTAGAGCATGGTACACAATTAACCACGGACGATGACTTTATTGTCGAAGTTATTGCCGCAAAAGAGCTGGTTTCAACGGCGCGTTGTGATGATCCTACCTTGTTTGCTCGAGGCTGTTATCACTTAGGTAACCGCCATGTACCATTGCAAGTTGAAGCCGGATGGTGTCGTTTTCAACATGATCATGTATTAGATGACATGTTGATAGGTTTAGGTTTGGGAGTCACTGTTGAGGAGGCGGCCTTCCAACCTGAACGGGGGGCTTATGGTGGCACCACAGGTGGTCATTCACATAGTAATGAGGAAGAATACGTACATCCTCATGAACATTAA
- the ureF gene encoding urease accessory protein UreF → MDNMLAELRLYQLISPSLPVGGFTYSQGLEWAIEKGWVTNVATLEDWLSGQMFESLASLELPILIRLQSCLANKDHQQAKTWCDYLVASRETKEMRLEERQRGLAFVRLLPRLGISLDDSELANIVETTLLAAFALAINQWAIPLEKALGGYLWSWLENTIVVGIKLVPLGQSDGQQLLMKLAGMIPAAVQQALAIDDQDIGSFTPAQVMASCRHEQQYTRLFRS, encoded by the coding sequence ATGGATAATATGTTAGCTGAATTACGGCTTTATCAGTTGATTAGTCCTTCGCTACCTGTGGGTGGCTTTACTTACTCACAAGGGCTTGAATGGGCAATTGAGAAAGGTTGGGTGACAAATGTTGCTACGTTAGAAGATTGGCTATCTGGACAAATGTTCGAAAGTTTAGCGAGTCTAGAGCTACCCATTCTTATCCGTTTGCAGAGCTGTTTAGCCAACAAGGATCATCAGCAGGCGAAGACTTGGTGTGATTATTTAGTGGCTAGCAGAGAAACCAAAGAAATGCGTTTAGAAGAGCGACAGCGTGGTTTAGCTTTTGTCCGTCTATTACCAAGGTTAGGCATATCATTGGACGATAGTGAACTGGCTAACATCGTTGAAACGACACTGCTGGCCGCGTTTGCATTGGCTATTAATCAGTGGGCCATTCCATTAGAAAAAGCGTTGGGTGGTTATCTCTGGAGTTGGTTAGAAAATACTATTGTTGTTGGCATTAAATTAGTGCCATTGGGGCAAAGTGATGGCCAGCAATTATTAATGAAATTAGCAGGGATGATCCCTGCCGCTGTGCAACAGGCATTGGCGATAGACGATCAAGATATTGGTAGTTTCACGCCCGCTCAGGTGATGGCGAGCTGCCGACATGAACAGCAATATACGCGATTATTTCGCTCATAA
- the ureG gene encoding urease accessory protein UreG, with protein sequence MIEFKQPLRIGVGGPVGSGKTALLEVLCKSIRDTYNIAVVTNDIYTQEDAKILTRAGALEADRIIGVETGGCPHTAIREDASMNLAAVEELAKLHKTLDVVFVESGGDNLSATFSPELADLTIYVIDVAEGEKIPRKGGPGITRSDLLIINKIDLAPYVGASLEVMEQDTKRMRGDKPYVFTNMKKEIGLQQIIDFIVDKGMLDC encoded by the coding sequence ATGATAGAATTTAAACAACCATTACGTATTGGTGTTGGTGGTCCGGTAGGCTCAGGTAAAACGGCATTATTAGAAGTATTATGTAAAAGCATTCGCGATACTTATAATATCGCAGTAGTAACGAATGATATTTACACCCAAGAAGACGCGAAGATCTTAACCCGTGCGGGGGCGTTGGAAGCTGATCGTATTATCGGAGTTGAAACTGGTGGTTGTCCACATACGGCGATCCGTGAAGACGCATCAATGAATCTAGCGGCGGTTGAAGAGTTAGCTAAGCTACACAAAACGCTCGATGTGGTATTTGTCGAAAGTGGTGGTGATAATTTAAGTGCAACCTTTAGTCCTGAATTAGCCGACTTAACGATTTATGTGATTGACGTTGCTGAAGGTGAAAAAATTCCACGTAAAGGTGGCCCTGGTATTACTCGTTCTGATCTATTAATCATTAATAAAATTGACTTAGCTCCTTATGTTGGCGCGTCGTTGGAAGTGATGGAACAGGATACTAAGCGTATGCGCGGTGATAAGCCGTATGTATTTACTAATATGAAAAAGGAAATTGGCTTGCAGCAGATCATCGACTTTATTGTCGATAAAGGCATGTTGGACTGCTAG
- a CDS encoding putative type IV pilus assembly protein, PilZ domain (Type IV pilus assembly PilZ, PilZ domain): MLKANLERRSYHRMLIDSPVQVTDKEKNVTAICRDLSASGMSLDVPESYFSLNDSVSIFLPTGDSRVPPLQAEAKVTRVDSDGDIYQIGVEFTSLT; this comes from the coding sequence GTGCTAAAAGCTAACTTAGAACGACGTAGTTATCATCGGATGTTAATCGACTCACCGGTTCAGGTAACGGATAAAGAAAAGAATGTTACCGCTATCTGTCGTGATTTAAGCGCCAGTGGAATGTCGTTAGATGTACCTGAAAGCTATTTTTCATTGAATGATAGCGTCAGTATTTTTCTACCGACTGGCGATTCACGTGTTCCGCCTCTACAGGCTGAAGCGAAGGTAACACGGGTTGATAGTGACGGAGATATTTATCAAATAGGTGTTGAATTTACCAGTTTGACTTAG
- the leuB gene encoding 3-isopropylmalate dehydrogenase, with the protein MTVTKHNIAVLPGDGIGPEVMAEAIKVLAAVQSKFNLELTYDFNDVGGIAIDNHGTPLPASTLTACENSDAILFGSVGGPKWEGLPPQEQPERGALLPLRGHFKLFCNLRPAKIYAGLEKFSPLRADISNNGFDVVVVRELTGGIYFGLPKGNKGEGAEETGFDTMLYSRAEVDRIARIAFEAAKLRGNKVTSVDKANVLATSVLWRKVVLEVAQDYPEVELEHIYVDNAAMQLIKDPSQFDVLLCGNLFGDIISDECAMITGSMGMLPSASMNDSDFGLYEPAGGSAPDIAGKGIANPIAQILSAAMMLRYSLKQEEAAQAIEQAVSFVLEEGYATGDLHSAENTKPVQSTAQMGDLIAAKVSA; encoded by the coding sequence ATGACTGTAACAAAACACAATATTGCTGTATTACCAGGTGACGGTATCGGTCCAGAAGTAATGGCGGAAGCAATTAAAGTACTTGCTGCTGTGCAAAGTAAGTTTAATTTAGAACTAACGTATGATTTTAATGACGTTGGTGGTATTGCTATCGATAACCACGGTACTCCATTACCAGCAAGCACACTCACTGCGTGTGAAAATTCAGATGCCATCTTATTCGGCTCTGTAGGTGGTCCAAAATGGGAAGGACTACCACCACAAGAGCAACCAGAACGTGGTGCATTATTACCATTACGTGGCCACTTCAAGCTCTTTTGTAACCTACGTCCAGCAAAAATTTATGCAGGCTTAGAAAAATTCTCACCACTGCGTGCAGATATTTCAAACAACGGTTTTGACGTAGTCGTAGTACGTGAATTAACAGGTGGTATTTACTTCGGTTTACCAAAAGGTAACAAAGGCGAAGGGGCTGAAGAAACTGGTTTTGATACGATGTTATATAGCCGTGCGGAAGTTGATCGTATTGCTCGCATCGCCTTTGAAGCTGCGAAACTACGTGGTAATAAAGTAACCTCTGTTGATAAAGCTAACGTACTCGCAACATCTGTTTTATGGCGTAAAGTGGTACTAGAAGTCGCACAGGATTATCCAGAAGTTGAACTAGAACATATCTATGTCGATAATGCAGCAATGCAGTTGATCAAAGATCCATCGCAATTCGATGTACTACTTTGTGGCAACTTATTCGGTGATATCATCTCGGATGAATGTGCAATGATTACAGGTTCGATGGGTATGTTGCCGTCTGCAAGTATGAACGATTCTGATTTTGGTTTGTACGAACCAGCAGGTGGTTCAGCACCTGATATAGCAGGTAAAGGAATTGCGAATCCAATTGCACAGATCTTATCTGCGGCAATGATGCTACGTTACTCATTAAAACAAGAAGAAGCAGCACAAGCGATTGAGCAAGCGGTTTCATTTGTTTTAGAAGAAGGTTATGCAACGGGCGATTTACACAGTGCTGAAAATACTAAACCAGTACAAAGCACAGCACAAATGGGTGACTTAATTGCCGCTAAAGTTAGTGCTTAA